The stretch of DNA CAAACAATGTAATATTCCTGTAATAAAATTTAAATAATCTGTAAATTTATGTCCTCCCTATATATGAGATACTAGAGTTAATAAAAAGATTGATAGACTCGGAGGAAACATGAAGAAATTTATTATAAGTGGATTAATTTCTTGTTCATTACTGCTTAGCGGTTTCGTAGGTGGGATAATTAAAACAGAGGCTTCATCAGTAGGAGAAAAAGTTTCAGATTTAGGCGTTCAGTACATAGGTGTTCCATACCGATGGGGCGGCACTACACCTAGTGGATTTGATTGTTCTGGATATTTAGGATATGTATACAAGCAAGTAGGAATTACGCTTCCTCGAACGGCTGCTGATATATACAATGTTGGACAAGTGATTTCAAAAAGTAGCCTTCATGAAGGGGATTTGGTATTTTTTACAACCTATAAGGCGGGGGCTTCACACGCTGGAATATATATTGGCGGAAATAAATTCGTCCACTCTGCCAGTAATGGGGTAAAAGTAGATTCCCTATCCAATTCGTATTGGAACAGAGCATATTATGGTGCAAAAAGAATTCTTGCTTCTGATAAAAACGGTTGGGTTAAAAAAGGAAGTCAATGGTTTTATTATAAGAATGGTTCAGTAGCAACTGGATGGCAGAAAACTGGGGGAGCTTGGTATTACCTCGCAATTTTAAGAGGCGCTCAATAATTTGAGCGCCTCTTTGGTTGGTAAGCTTATAAGTCTATTTTAAACTGCGATTTAAAAATGCCTTTGTCCGTTCATTTTGTGGGTTTGTAAATAATTCATCAGGAGAACCAGATTCAACAATTTCCCCATTATCCATGAAAATCACTCGGTTGGCCACTTCTTTAGCGAATCCCATTTCATGTGTCACAACAATCATGGTCATATGCTCTTGAGCAAGGTCCTTCATGACTTGTAGCACTTCTCCGGTCAACTCTGGATCCAAAGCAGAGGTGGGCTCATCAAATAGAAGGATTTCAGGATCCATCATTAAAGCCCTGGCAATCGCTACTCTTTGTTTTTGTCCGCCGGAAAGCTTTGCAGGATAAGCCGTTGCACGGTCTGATAGTCCGATTTTCTTTAGTAATTCACGACTTCGTTCTTGAATTGCCGCAGTGGATTCCTTCTTTAACATCCTTGGAGCAAGTTCCAAATTTTCCGTAACTGTCAGATGCGGAAAGAGGTTAAAATGCTGAAAGACCATTCCCATTTTAGCATTAATTTGTTTCATTTCTTGTGGGTTTGCGTACTTACCGTCCTTCACTAAATGACTGCCCGCAACAACAATGCTTCCGCCGTCTATTTTTTCGAGATTGACCAAACTGCGGAGCATCGTGCTTTTTCCAGAACCAGAAGGACCAATCACAGCAACTACATCATTTTTCTCCACGTTAAAGCTAATCTGTTTTAATACATCCAAATTGCCATACGATTTTTTGAGACTAGTAATTTCTATAATAGCCATTTTATACACTCCTTCCTATTCAAATTTGAACCGTCTTTCCAGCCATTTAAAGAACATCGTTAAAATCAGTGTCATAATCAGATAAATGATACCTGCCACAAAGAATGGCACAATGGTAAAATCACGGTTTACAGCTGTTTGAGCAAAGTGCAGTAATTCAGGAACAGCAACGGCATAGAGTAACGCAGTATCTTTTACCAGTGTGACAGATTCATTCGCCACCGCGGGAAGGGCGATACGGAACATTTGGGGCAAAATGACTTTTGTCAATGTCTGCCATTTATTTAATCCTAGAACTTGAGATGCCTCATATTGACCTTTATCAATAGCAAGCAGACCCCCACGGAAAATTTCAGCAAAATAGGCCGCGTAGTTCAAGATAAATCCTAGGCAAGCTGCAACGAAGCGGTCTAACACTAAGTATTCACCCACAACGGGAATCATAGGTAAACCAAAGCAGATAAATAGGAGTTGGAGCAATAGCGGTGTACCGCGCATGACATAAATATAGGCCTCTGCGATTAGGGATAGAGGCTTAAAACGGCTGCCAACACCCAGTGTTAATAGAAACCCCAGTGGAATGGACACTACGATGGCGATGAAAAACAAGAGGACGGTCATCTGTGCCCCTTCCAACATCGGTCCTAGGATAGAAATTATATAATCGAATGACATAGGAATTCCTCCAAAAACAAAACAGGGATTCCCAAAGGAAATCCTGTTCTGCCTTATATTCGTTATTTTAATACTTTATCTTCGCCAAACCATTTCTTGGATATTTGAGCGGCAGTGCCATCTTCATTCATATCATCAAGTGCTTTTTGAAGATTTTTCAATAATTCTTCATTTCCTTTTTTCACACCAATACCATATTCTTCTGGAGCTAAAGATTCATCTAAAACTTTAAATGCCTCTTGCTCTTTTGTCATATAATAATTGATTACAATTTCATCAATAACGACTGCATCTAAACGACCGCTCTTAAGGTCAGTTAACGCTTGGACATTGTCAGCAAACTCTGTAACTGTTTTAATTTTAGACTTGATTGGTGCTGCGTCTAATGCATCTGCTGCAGAAGAAAGTGATTGTAAACCAACAACTTTGCCTTCTAGATCATCTAATTTAGAAAGGTTCGAATCAGCTCTTGTGACAACTACTTGTGCATTTTTTAAATATGGCTTCGTGAAAAGAACCTTCTTTTTACGCTCATCTGTAATAGTGTAACCGTTCCAAATAAGGTCAATTCGTCCACTGCTTAACTCTGCTTCTTTTGTGCTCCAATCGATTGGTTGGAACTTCACCTTTTTCCCCATCTTATCTGTTGCTGCTTTCGCTAAGTCGATATCAAATCCAACAATTTTGTTGTTTTCATCTCTGAAGCCCATTGGTGCGAATTTGTCGTCGA from Bacillus sp. SLBN-46 encodes:
- a CDS encoding NlpC/P60 family protein → MKKFIISGLISCSLLLSGFVGGIIKTEASSVGEKVSDLGVQYIGVPYRWGGTTPSGFDCSGYLGYVYKQVGITLPRTAADIYNVGQVISKSSLHEGDLVFFTTYKAGASHAGIYIGGNKFVHSASNGVKVDSLSNSYWNRAYYGAKRILASDKNGWVKKGSQWFYYKNGSVATGWQKTGGAWYYLAILRGAQ
- a CDS encoding amino acid ABC transporter ATP-binding protein; translated protein: MAIIEITSLKKSYGNLDVLKQISFNVEKNDVVAVIGPSGSGKSTMLRSLVNLEKIDGGSIVVAGSHLVKDGKYANPQEMKQINAKMGMVFQHFNLFPHLTVTENLELAPRMLKKESTAAIQERSRELLKKIGLSDRATAYPAKLSGGQKQRVAIARALMMDPEILLFDEPTSALDPELTGEVLQVMKDLAQEHMTMIVVTHEMGFAKEVANRVIFMDNGEIVESGSPDELFTNPQNERTKAFLNRSLK
- a CDS encoding amino acid ABC transporter permease translates to MSFDYIISILGPMLEGAQMTVLLFFIAIVVSIPLGFLLTLGVGSRFKPLSLIAEAYIYVMRGTPLLLQLLFICFGLPMIPVVGEYLVLDRFVAACLGFILNYAAYFAEIFRGGLLAIDKGQYEASQVLGLNKWQTLTKVILPQMFRIALPAVANESVTLVKDTALLYAVAVPELLHFAQTAVNRDFTIVPFFVAGIIYLIMTLILTMFFKWLERRFKFE
- a CDS encoding amino acid ABC transporter substrate-binding protein, encoding MKRLATIVLVIAAMFSIVTGCSSKSAEGKENKTLVIGIDDKFAPMGFRDENNKIVGFDIDLAKAATDKMGKKVKFQPIDWSTKEAELSSGRIDLIWNGYTITDERKKKVLFTKPYLKNAQVVVTRADSNLSKLDDLEGKVVGLQSLSSAADALDAAPIKSKIKTVTEFADNVQALTDLKSGRLDAVVIDEIVINYYMTKEQEAFKVLDESLAPEEYGIGVKKGNEELLKNLQKALDDMNEDGTAAQISKKWFGEDKVLK